A genomic stretch from Narcine bancroftii isolate sNarBan1 chromosome 9, sNarBan1.hap1, whole genome shotgun sequence includes:
- the LOC138742857 gene encoding neuropeptide Y receptor type 1-like, protein MKESIYNHSVNISEFIYEGTRPQFADFDSCQASSPVMFLSILAYGTVTIVGLFGNFCLIFIITRQKENQNVTNILIANLSVSDILICVMCIPFTIAYTLMDYWIFGDVMCKANSFVQCVSVTVSIFSLVLIAIERHQLIVNPRGWKPNVSHACYGIVLIWFISFIISFPFITFHLLTDEPFRNVSSHSEFYKDKFVCVESWPSETDRLVFTTCLLILQYFAPVCFIFVCYLKIFICLKKRNGMADKMRENENRLSESKRINMMLVSIVVAFTICWLPLNIFNVVYDWNHDALMNCQYNLVFTLCHLTAMVSTCIDPIFYGFLNKNFQKDLNMLIHCKYQLTQEQ, encoded by the coding sequence ATGAAAGAATCAATATACAATCATAGtgtgaatatttctgaatttatctATGAAGGTACCAGGCCCCAATTTGCAGATTTTGATTCATGCCAAGCTTCTTCTCCAGTAATGTTTCTGTCAATTCTTGCATATGGTACAGTAACCATAGTAGGACTTTTTGGTAATTTCTGTCTTATTTTCATCATAACAAgacagaaagaaaatcagaatgTCACCAATATCCTGATTGCGAATCTTTCAGTATCTGATATTCTTATCTGTGTCATGTGTATTCCTTTCACTATTGCCTACACATTGATGGATTACTGGATTTTTGGAGATGTCATGTGCAAAGCAAACTCATTTGTCcagtgtgtatctgtgactgtgtctATATTTTCATTAGTTCTGATTGCTATTGAAAGACACCAGTTAATTGTAAACCCACGTGGTTGGAAACCCAATGTCTCCCATGCTTGTTATGGGATTGTACTGATCTGGTTCATATCTTTTATAATCTCCTTTCCCTTTATCACATTTCATTTGCTTACAGATGAACCTTTTCGAAATGTCTCATCACACTCAGAATTTTACAAAGATAAATTTGTCTGTGTTGAGAGCTGGCCCTCAGAAACAGATAGACTGGTCTTTACCACCTGTCTCCTTATACTTCAGTATTTTGCTCCTGTCTGCTTTATATTTGTGTGCTATCTAAAAATATTTATATGCCTAAAGAAAAGAAATGGCATGGCAGATAAGATGAGAGAAAATGAAAATCGTTTAAGTGAAAGCAAAAGGATAAATATGATGCTGGTTTCAATTGTAGTGGCATTTACAATCTGCTGGCTGCCATTGAACATCTTCAATGTTGTCTATGATTGGAATCATGATGCCTTGATGAATTGCCAGTATAATCTTGTATTTACACTATGTCATTTGACAGCAATGGTGTCGACCTGCATTGATCCCATCTTTTACGGATTTCTCAATAAGAATTTTCAGAAGGACTTAAATATGCTAATTCACTGCAAATATCAACTGACCCAAGAACAATAA